Proteins encoded within one genomic window of marine bacterium B5-7:
- a CDS encoding (2E,6E)-farnesyl diphosphate synthase: protein MQTQLTNSLSLWQQHITTAMLRFLPSQDMAPCALHQSMHYACLNGGKRLRPALVYATGASLGAARDDLDFPACAVEFVHAYSLIHDDLPAMDDADLRRGKPTCHKAFGEATAILAGDALQALAFQVLKTQPQQITAELSQAALAMVDGQALDLLATGKILTQAELDTLHAGKTGALITASVLSGALAAGLEDATTLDALRQFAQCAGLAFQIQDDILDVTASTEQLGKTQGKDADLNKQTYPALMGLDGAQKRARDLIEKSIRHLEAIHLNNSILADLAWYMIERDS, encoded by the coding sequence TATGGCCCCCTGCGCCCTGCATCAGTCTATGCATTACGCTTGTTTAAATGGTGGAAAACGCTTACGTCCCGCATTAGTGTATGCGACAGGTGCCAGCTTAGGTGCGGCACGTGACGACTTAGATTTTCCGGCCTGTGCTGTCGAGTTTGTACACGCCTATTCCCTTATTCATGATGACTTACCCGCCATGGATGATGCCGATTTACGACGCGGCAAACCTACATGCCATAAAGCCTTCGGTGAAGCCACCGCCATTTTAGCGGGTGATGCCTTGCAAGCCTTGGCATTTCAAGTCCTGAAAACACAACCCCAACAGATAACCGCTGAATTAAGCCAAGCTGCTTTAGCCATGGTGGATGGACAAGCTCTAGATTTGTTAGCGACCGGAAAAATCTTAACACAAGCAGAACTTGATACCTTACATGCGGGGAAAACGGGCGCCTTAATTACAGCAAGTGTTCTCTCTGGCGCGCTGGCTGCAGGTCTCGAAGACGCAACAACGTTAGATGCCTTACGTCAATTCGCACAGTGCGCAGGCTTAGCATTTCAAATCCAGGATGACATTTTAGATGTGACGGCGAGCACCGAACAACTCGGAAAAACACAAGGCAAAGATGCTGACTTAAACAAACAAACTTACCCTGCTTTAATGGGACTAGACGGTGCACAAAAACGTGCGCGCGATTTAATTGAAAAAAGTATTCGTCACCTAGAAGCGATTCATTTAAATAATTCTATCCTCGCTGATTTAGCGTGGTATATGATTGAGAGAGATAGTTAA
- the valS gene encoding valine--tRNA ligase: MEKSYTPKDIEQRWYNTWETNGYFKSSGEGQPYCIVIPPPNVTGTLHVGHGFQQTLMDVMTRYHRMCGDNTLWQTGTDHAGISTQMVVERQLAQDGISRHDLGRETFLDKVWAWKKQSGNIISEQMRRVGNSTDWDRERFSMDEGLSNAVKTAFIKLHEDGLIYRGKKLVNWDPKFETAISDLEVITEEENSSIWHIRYPIKDTDQFITIATTRPETLFGDTAIAVNPNDERYKALIGKYATIPVVNRDIPIIADDYADPEFGTGCVKITPAHDFNDYEVGQRHDLPMINVFTPDAKINKNAPEAFQGLDRFDARKQLVDALEAQKFLVAIEEHKHPVPRGDRSGVPIEPYLTDQWFVKADALAKPAIDAVKKGDVRFIPENWSKTYYQWLENIQDWCISRQLWWGHRIPAWYDAEGNFYVGHDEADVRQKNKLDDSVVLTQDDDVLDTWFSASLWPFSTLGWPEKTPELKQFYPTAVLMTGFDIIFFWVARMVMMGLYFIGDVPFRDVYITGLIRDKEGQKMSKTKGNVLDPIDLVDGIDLESLVSKRTKAMMQPQMAKKIEKQTRDEFPDGIQASGMDALRFTFCALATTGRDIRLDLNRLAGYRNFCNKLWNATRYVLMSTEDVSFDNKPYELSLFDQWILSRLQHCTQQLRTQIDAYRFDLAAKTLYEFVWYEFCDWYLEFSKHTQSEIGTKHTLLNVLENILRLLHPLMPFITEELWQTVKQPLGITGDTIMQQAFPVADDALLQPEVEANVTWLQQVITGVRNIRGEMNIAPAKPLTVLLHQGNETDHQRAETLGPMLTQLAKLDSLTWHTEGELPPAATALVDELEVLIPLAGIIDKQQEVTRLQKEIQKVEKDLTKTQQKLANPNFADKAPAEVVALEKSRLADMQTTLHTLQQRVKMIESL, translated from the coding sequence ATGGAAAAATCTTACACCCCCAAAGACATCGAACAACGCTGGTATAACACCTGGGAGACCAACGGTTACTTTAAATCAAGCGGCGAAGGTCAACCCTATTGCATCGTCATCCCGCCTCCCAATGTAACAGGCACTTTACACGTGGGACACGGCTTCCAGCAAACACTCATGGATGTCATGACACGTTACCATCGCATGTGCGGTGACAATACTTTATGGCAAACGGGTACCGATCACGCGGGTATTTCCACGCAAATGGTCGTAGAACGCCAGTTAGCACAAGATGGCATTTCTCGTCATGATTTAGGACGAGAAACTTTCTTAGATAAAGTGTGGGCATGGAAAAAACAATCCGGCAACATTATCTCTGAACAAATGCGTCGTGTGGGAAATTCCACCGACTGGGATCGCGAACGTTTCTCCATGGATGAAGGCTTAAGCAACGCAGTTAAAACCGCGTTCATCAAACTTCATGAAGATGGTTTAATTTATCGCGGGAAGAAACTCGTCAACTGGGATCCTAAATTCGAAACCGCGATTTCTGATCTAGAAGTGATTACCGAAGAAGAAAACAGTTCTATTTGGCACATTCGTTACCCCATTAAAGACACTGATCAGTTTATTACAATTGCAACAACACGTCCCGAAACTTTATTCGGTGATACCGCGATTGCCGTTAACCCTAACGATGAACGTTACAAAGCGTTGATTGGGAAATATGCCACTATTCCCGTTGTTAATCGTGACATTCCGATTATTGCAGACGATTATGCTGATCCTGAATTTGGTACAGGTTGTGTGAAAATCACACCTGCCCATGATTTCAATGATTACGAAGTCGGTCAACGTCATGATTTACCCATGATTAATGTTTTCACGCCCGATGCAAAAATCAATAAAAATGCACCCGAGGCTTTTCAAGGTTTAGACCGTTTTGATGCCCGCAAACAATTGGTCGACGCACTAGAAGCACAAAAATTCTTAGTGGCTATCGAAGAGCATAAACATCCCGTACCCCGTGGTGACCGTTCTGGTGTGCCGATTGAGCCCTACCTCACCGATCAATGGTTTGTAAAAGCTGATGCCTTAGCAAAACCTGCCATCGATGCTGTTAAAAAAGGGGATGTTCGTTTTATCCCAGAAAATTGGTCCAAGACTTATTATCAATGGCTAGAGAACATTCAGGACTGGTGTATCAGCCGACAACTGTGGTGGGGGCATCGGATTCCTGCTTGGTATGATGCAGAAGGCAATTTTTATGTTGGCCATGATGAAGCCGACGTACGACAAAAAAACAAACTCGATGACAGCGTTGTCTTAACGCAAGATGATGATGTGTTAGACACCTGGTTTTCTGCCAGTTTGTGGCCCTTCTCAACCCTAGGTTGGCCAGAGAAAACACCGGAGCTTAAACAGTTTTATCCAACCGCTGTTTTAATGACGGGCTTCGATATTATCTTTTTCTGGGTCGCACGCATGGTGATGATGGGCTTATATTTCATCGGCGATGTGCCCTTCCGCGATGTGTACATTACCGGCCTTATTCGTGATAAAGAAGGTCAGAAGATGTCTAAGACAAAAGGGAATGTATTAGATCCCATCGATTTGGTGGATGGCATTGATTTAGAAAGCCTAGTCAGCAAACGAACAAAAGCAATGATGCAGCCACAGATGGCGAAAAAAATCGAAAAACAAACACGTGATGAGTTTCCTGATGGCATTCAGGCAAGCGGTATGGATGCATTGCGTTTTACTTTTTGTGCCTTAGCAACGACTGGGCGTGATATTCGTCTGGATCTAAATCGTTTAGCAGGGTATCGCAACTTCTGTAACAAATTATGGAATGCAACACGTTACGTATTAATGAGCACAGAAGATGTAAGCTTCGACAATAAACCTTATGAACTGAGCTTGTTTGATCAATGGATTCTATCGCGATTACAACATTGTACCCAACAATTACGGACACAAATAGATGCTTATCGTTTTGACCTGGCCGCAAAAACACTCTATGAATTTGTATGGTATGAATTCTGCGACTGGTATTTAGAATTTTCTAAACATACCCAATCCGAGATAGGCACCAAACATACCTTGCTAAATGTTTTGGAAAACATTTTACGACTGCTTCATCCTTTGATGCCTTTCATCACAGAAGAATTGTGGCAAACCGTGAAACAACCCTTAGGGATCACGGGGGACACCATTATGCAACAAGCGTTCCCAGTGGCTGATGACGCATTACTGCAACCTGAAGTAGAAGCCAATGTCACTTGGTTACAACAAGTCATTACTGGTGTACGAAATATTCGTGGTGAAATGAACATTGCACCCGCCAAACCTTTAACTGTTTTGTTGCATCAAGGTAACGAAACTGATCACCAGCGTGCTGAAACCTTAGGCCCTATGTTAACGCAACTCGCGAAACTCGATAGTCTCACCTGGCATACCGAAGGCGAGCTACCCCCTGCGGCAACAGCACTGGTTGACGAATTAGAAGTATTGATTCCACTGGCTGGCATTATTGACAAGCAGCAAGAAGTTACCCGCTTACAAAAAGAGATTCAAAAGGTCGAAAAAGATTTAACGAAAACTCAACAAAAATTAGCAAACCCTAACTTTGCGGACAAAGCACCCGCTGAGGTGGTAGCCCTCGAAAAATCTCGGCTTGCAGATATGCAGACCACCTTACACACTCTGCAACAACGGGTGAAGATGATAGAAAGTCTATAA
- a CDS encoding fructose-bisphosphate aldolase: MSHAELLSTIDAMLIPGKGILAADESTPTIGKRFATINTESTEASRQAYRELLFTTPDAEEHINGVILFEETLGQSTQSGTPFPELLASKGMVPGIKVDKGVKSLPFSDGEKYTQGLDGLGDRLQAYKAQGARFAKWRAVINISDVFPTRAAIVANAEGLANYAAICQANGIVPIVEPELLMDGTHTQERCREATEAVLQAVFETLYAHNIFLEGMILKPSMVISGSTCKAQADVTTVAEETLKILRRTVPAAVPSINFLSGGQSDEVATAHLNAMNASDTAKPWTLSFSYGRALQAATLKAWAGKVENVPAAQQAFYKRARLNGLACLGQYDAAMESEAATA, encoded by the coding sequence ATGTCACATGCTGAATTATTATCAACGATCGATGCGATGCTTATCCCGGGCAAAGGGATTTTAGCTGCGGATGAATCGACCCCAACGATTGGCAAGCGTTTTGCGACAATTAACACAGAATCCACCGAAGCAAGTCGCCAAGCTTATCGTGAATTATTGTTTACGACACCGGATGCAGAAGAGCATATTAACGGCGTTATTTTATTTGAAGAAACCTTGGGGCAATCTACACAAAGTGGTACGCCATTTCCTGAATTGCTTGCGAGCAAAGGGATGGTGCCAGGTATTAAAGTAGATAAAGGTGTTAAGTCTTTGCCTTTCAGCGATGGCGAGAAATACACACAAGGTTTAGATGGTTTAGGCGATCGTTTGCAAGCCTATAAAGCACAGGGGGCACGTTTTGCAAAATGGCGTGCGGTGATCAACATCAGTGATGTATTCCCAACACGTGCGGCGATTGTCGCCAATGCAGAAGGCTTAGCGAATTACGCGGCGATTTGTCAGGCGAATGGTATCGTACCTATCGTGGAACCTGAACTTCTCATGGATGGTACGCATACACAAGAACGTTGTCGTGAAGCGACAGAAGCAGTTTTACAAGCCGTATTTGAAACCTTGTATGCGCACAATATTTTCTTAGAAGGTATGATTTTAAAACCTAGCATGGTGATTTCTGGTAGTACGTGTAAAGCACAAGCAGATGTCACAACGGTCGCAGAAGAAACTTTGAAAATTCTACGTCGCACCGTGCCAGCTGCAGTGCCTAGTATTAATTTCTTATCTGGTGGTCAATCTGACGAAGTGGCAACCGCGCATTTGAATGCGATGAATGCGTCTGATACAGCAAAACCTTGGACGCTTAGTTTTTCTTATGGTCGTGCACTGCAAGCAGCTACACTGAAAGCGTGGGCGGGTAAAGTAGAGAATGTACCTGCGGCGCAACAAGCCTTTTACAAACGTGCACGTTTGAATGGCCTTGCATGTTTGGGTCAGTACGATGCCGCGATGGAATCTGAAGCTGCGACTGCGTAG